Part of the Haemophilus influenzae genome is shown below.
GGATGATAAGCCGCGCCAATACGAACTTGTTCAACTAAAATCACCGAATCTTCTTTTGGATCATAAGCGATAACCGCTGAGGCTGCGCCTTTAATCAGTAATTCTCGGGTTACGACGCCACTTTGCCCCCCAGCAAAAAGTTTATGTTTAAATTGGATTCGTTTAAGCGTGAAAAAACCTTCATACAAAGTTTGTTCGCCCAATATTTCTATATCTTGTTGGCTAAAATGTTGAATTTCTGACATCTGTTTTCTCCAAAACTGCACGCAAAATCATACGCTTAAAAGACTACAAAAAAAATAGAAGGTTTCCACTTTTTGTTGAGAGTTTGAAGTGAGTCACAAAAAAATAAAATGCCATTTTTACAAAATAAGCATCTTACAAAACTTTACTCACAATTTTTCCATCAGCCACTTGGGTTGTAATGAAGTCCCCTTGCTTTACATCTTTCACGCTAACAATGGCTTTACCTTGCGGATTTTCCGCAATGGAATAACCTCTTGCCAAGACTTTCAACGGGCTTAAGCCATCCAATTTTCCGCATAACGTTGCCAGTTTATTTTGACGCTCCGTCACTTGGCGATTTACGCAAAAATTTAACCGCACTTGTAACTGCTCTAAGCGTTGTTGATGACGTTGCACTCGATATGGCAATGGATTTTGTTTTAAACGAACAGAAAGTGCGGTCAATTTTTGCTGTGTATTTTCAAACTGACGCAACATTGCAAGTTGCAAGCGATGCGTAAGCTGTTCATTTTTCGCTTGTTGAGCGCGTAGCTGATTCTGCGGATGTTGATTGTGTAATCTTAAGGTTAGCTGTTTCAAACGCTGGCTTTTTCGCGTAAATAAACGATCAAATGCCATATCTAAACGTTGCTGTTGATGGCGAAGTTGTTGCAATAATTCATCTTGATTACGACTCACTAACTCAGCCGCTGCGGAAGGGGTCGGCGCACGAAGATCTGCAACAAAATCGGCAATCGTCACATCTGTTTCGTGACCTACCGCACTGATAATGGGTAAGGTTGAACGAAAAATCGCTCGCGCTACTTCTTCTTCATTAAAACACCAAAGATCTTCTAAAGAACCGCCACCACGCCCCACAATTAATACATCCACTTCTTGTCGCACATTAGCAAGTTCAATCATTTGCACAATTTCTGCTGTCGCCTCTTTACCTTGAACTGCAGTGGGATAAATAACAACTTTTAAACTTGGATCACGGCGTGCCAAGATATGCAAAATATCTTGCAATGCTGCACCTGTAGAAGAGGTAATAATCCCCACCGCTTTACTAAAGTGCGGTAGATTTTTCTTAAGATTTTGAGCAAACAATCCCTCCGCAGCCAGCTTCATTTTTAATGCTTCAAATTGCTGTTGCAATAATCCCTCGCCAGCTGGGTGCATAGAATCAATAATAAGTTGATAATCGCCGCGAGGCTCATATAAACTCACATTGGCACGCACAAGCACTTGCATTCCATTTTGTGGACGAAAAGCAACACGCAAATTCTTCATACGAAACATCGCACAACGCACCTGTGCATTTTTATCTTTCAGCGTTAAATACCAATGGCCAGACACAGGTTGGGTAAAATTGGAAATTTCCCCCGTCAGCCAAATTTGGGAAAAATGCCCCTCCAACATCTGACGTGCGGCAGAGTTGAGTTGAGAGACGGAATAAATATTGTCTGACATATTATTCAATTAACACCCAACCATCATCAACCCAGTTACAAATTGAATCTAACAGCAAATCCATTGAGGTTTCAGGATCTTCGGTTTTATTCACTAAACTTGATAAAAATGCCCAATCTAAACTTTCGCCGTCAGATAAGCGTTTTAACACTTCGGTCTCAATCACATTAAGCTCATCTAACCATTCGCCGTTCGCATAAATTCGCAACGGATTTTCGGTGTAAAGCAATTTACAATTGTTGTCTTGAGAAAGGAATGCCCCATCTTCTTCTAGAATTGACCGCACTTCATCTGGATCGCACATTTCATCCGAAACTAATAACTCATAACGACGAGAACTCACCGCACTTGCCACAGCTTGTTTAAATAACGTATCAAAAGCTTTTGAATTAGCCAATTTATCTAATAAAAGCTGTTTCATTGCTTGAATATTTTCATCTGCAAGTTTACCTGTAGCTTGCACAGACTGGCTTAAACGTAGTGGCAAATCAAACTCGCTTAAATTCAAATCTGGATCTTGATGACAGAAACTTTTGCTTACGCTATCAATCAAATTGCTTAAATTTGGATAACGCAAGCCAAAAGAAAAGGTTAAACAATCATCTTCAGCCACGCCATAATGTGCCATACGGGCTGGAATATACAAAATATCCCCTGGATTCATCACTTCATCAATGACTAATTCGCCCATATCATCAAAAATTCGGATCGATTGATTGGGTTTAAATTCAGTGCTTGTATCACACCATTTACCCACTTGCCAACGACGATGACCATAGCCTTGCACTAAAAATACATCATATTCATCATAATGCTTACCGACAGAGCCACCTTTCGGCGCATAAGACACCATAATGTCGTCACGTTGCCATTGAGGAATAAAGCCAAATTTGTTCCAAAGTTGCCCTAATTCAGGCGACCATTGCTCCAAATTTTGAACCAACACCGACCATTTTTCTGGCAATTGTTGGAAATCCTTTTCGCTTAAAGGGCTAAAAAAAACTTTCCAATCATCATCAGAAAATGTCTTCACTAAACGAGCAGTAACATCTTCATTTTGTGCAAGTTCAATAATATCTTGTGGCTCAAACTGCCCAACAATTTCAGGCAAACCGTTACGAATCACAAGTGGCTTTTTCTGCCAATAATCACGTAGAAAAATTTCTGGCGTGATATGTTCAGGTAAACAAAAATCAACGGATGAAAGTGCGGTCATTTTTAAGCTCCTTTTTCTTTGTCTTTGGCTGCAGCTTGCTCTGCTGCACGCTTACGGCGAATTTCTTTCGGATCTGCAAGTAATGGACGATAAATTTCAATACGATCGCCCTCTTTTAATACATCAGTCAATTTTATTGGACGACTGAAAATCCCAATTTTATTTGTGCTCAAATCAATCTCTGGAAATTGGCTTAAAATCCCTGATTGCGTAATCGCCGTTTGCACGGTAATTCCTTCATCAACTTGAAAAGATTTCAAATAATAACGTTCGGGAAAAGCATAAGCGATTTCAATGTTAATCTGATTCATTTTTACTTCTTTGTTAAAAAATTTTAGCCATTATAACGGAAAAGTGCGGTGACTTTTAATGATAAATCACGCGCAATAAATTACCTCTTTGTTTCCGCCTTATAGATTGAGAATTTAAGGCTTTTTCGCTACAATACGCCACTATTTTTTACATCATCAAATTTTTACATCATCAAATAAAAATGTCAGAAATAAAACTCATTGTTGGTTTAGGCAATCCTGGCGAAAAATATACCGATACACGCCACAATGCAGGCGAATGGCTTATTGAACGCTTGGCACGTCGTTTTAACGTTTCACTAAATCCAGAAAGTAAATTCTTCGGAAAAACTGCCCGCACTTTAGTGAATGGAAAAGAAGTACGCCTTTTAGTGCCAGCAACTTTTATGAATTTAAGCGGTAAAGCAGTTGGTGCGTTGGCAAGTTTTTACCGTATTAAACCTGAAGAAATTTTGGTTATTCACGATGAACTAGATTTACCTGCTGGCATCGCAAAACTCAAACAAGGCGGTGGACATGGTGGGCATAACGGCTTAAAAGATATTGTGGCACAACTAGGCAATAACAATAATTTCTACCGTTTACGCATTGGCATTGGGCATCCAGGCCATCGTGATTTAGTGGCAGGTTACGTCTTAAATAAACCATCGCCAGCAGATCGCAATGCACTTGAAAAAGTACTAGATGAAGCCACTGATTGTGTGGAAATGATTTTCAAAGATGGAATGGTCAAAGCGACCAATCGTTTAAACAGTTTTAAAATTTAAAAGTGCGGTTAGTTTTACAACCGTTTTA
Proteins encoded:
- the xseA gene encoding exodeoxyribonuclease VII large subunit, with protein sequence MSDNIYSVSQLNSAARQMLEGHFSQIWLTGEISNFTQPVSGHWYLTLKDKNAQVRCAMFRMKNLRVAFRPQNGMQVLVRANVSLYEPRGDYQLIIDSMHPAGEGLLQQQFEALKMKLAAEGLFAQNLKKNLPHFSKAVGIITSSTGAALQDILHILARRDPSLKVVIYPTAVQGKEATAEIVQMIELANVRQEVDVLIVGRGGGSLEDLWCFNEEEVARAIFRSTLPIISAVGHETDVTIADFVADLRAPTPSAAAELVSRNQDELLQQLRHQQQRLDMAFDRLFTRKSQRLKQLTLRLHNQHPQNQLRAQQAKNEQLTHRLQLAMLRQFENTQQKLTALSVRLKQNPLPYRVQRHQQRLEQLQVRLNFCVNRQVTERQNKLATLCGKLDGLSPLKVLARGYSIAENPQGKAIVSVKDVKQGDFITTQVADGKIVSKVL
- the pth gene encoding aminoacyl-tRNA hydrolase — translated: MSEIKLIVGLGNPGEKYTDTRHNAGEWLIERLARRFNVSLNPESKFFGKTARTLVNGKEVRLLVPATFMNLSGKAVGALASFYRIKPEEILVIHDELDLPAGIAKLKQGGGHGGHNGLKDIVAQLGNNNNFYRLRIGIGHPGHRDLVAGYVLNKPSPADRNALEKVLDEATDCVEMIFKDGMVKATNRLNSFKI
- a CDS encoding cupin domain-containing protein; translation: MTALSSVDFCLPEHITPEIFLRDYWQKKPLVIRNGLPEIVGQFEPQDIIELAQNEDVTARLVKTFSDDDWKVFFSPLSEKDFQQLPEKWSVLVQNLEQWSPELGQLWNKFGFIPQWQRDDIMVSYAPKGGSVGKHYDEYDVFLVQGYGHRRWQVGKWCDTSTEFKPNQSIRIFDDMGELVIDEVMNPGDILYIPARMAHYGVAEDDCLTFSFGLRYPNLSNLIDSVSKSFCHQDPDLNLSEFDLPLRLSQSVQATGKLADENIQAMKQLLLDKLANSKAFDTLFKQAVASAVSSRRYELLVSDEMCDPDEVRSILEEDGAFLSQDNNCKLLYTENPLRIYANGEWLDELNVIETEVLKRLSDGESLDWAFLSSLVNKTEDPETSMDLLLDSICNWVDDGWVLIE
- a CDS encoding RnfH family protein; the encoded protein is MNQINIEIAYAFPERYYLKSFQVDEGITVQTAITQSGILSQFPEIDLSTNKIGIFSRPIKLTDVLKEGDRIEIYRPLLADPKEIRRKRAAEQAAAKDKEKGA